A region from the Phoenix dactylifera cultivar Barhee BC4 unplaced genomic scaffold, palm_55x_up_171113_PBpolish2nd_filt_p 001424F, whole genome shotgun sequence genome encodes:
- the LOC120108605 gene encoding heavy metal-associated isoprenylated plant protein 3-like, translating to MGEKEEKGDEKPKKGDGEKKGGGGENKKEGGGAGGGDGGGKKEEGPAAVVLKVDMHCEGCAKKIKRSVKGLEGVEGVKADIPNNKLTVLGKADPWKLKERVEAKTRKKVDIISPANPAKKDAGGDAKKPAGGDAKKPDDGKPKAPAASTVVLKIRLHCEGCIQRIRKTILKIKGVEHVSIDALKDLVTVKGTMDVKSLPAILKEKLKRCVEIIQPKKDDGGGGEKKEKGGGGEKKEKGDGGGEKKEKGGGGGGEKKDGDKKDDGEKAAPPPAAPAPVAEMNKMDYYGPYGYRIEMVHAPQMFSDENPNACSIM from the exons ATGGGTGAG aaggaagagaaaggagacGAGAAGCCGAAAAAGGGAGATGGGgaaaagaagggaggaggaggggagaatAAGAAGGAAGGAGGCGGCGCCGGCGGCGGTGATGGAggaggaaagaaagaggaggGTCCGGCCGCCGTGGTGTTGAAGGTCGATATGCATTGCGAAGGCTGCGCCAAGAAGATCAAGCGCTCGGTCAAAGGATTAGAAG GAGTGGAAGGCGTGAAGGCGGACATCCCGAACAACAAGTTGACGGTTTTGGGAAAAGCGGATCCCTGGAAGCTCAAAGAGCGGGTGGAGGCCAAAACCCGCAAGAAGGTCGACATCATCTCCCCGGCCAACCCCGCCAAGAAGGACGCCGGCGGCGACGCCAAGAAGCCTGCCGGCGGCGACGCCAAGAAGCCCGACGACGGCAAACCCAAAGCG CCTGCGGCCTCCACCGTGGTGCTGAAGATTCGTCTACACTGCGAAGGCTGCATTCAGAGAATCCGGAAAACTATTCTCAAAATTAAAG GGGTGGAGCACGTTAGCATCGACGCGCTGAAGGATCTGGTGACCGTCAAGGGCACGATGGACGTGAAGAGCCTCCCGGCGATCCTCAAAGAGAAGCTCAAGAGGTGCGTGGAGATCATCCAGCCAAAGAAggacgacggcggcggcggggagaagaaggagaagggcggCGGAggcgagaagaaggagaagggcgaCGGTGGAggcgagaagaaggagaagggcggCGGTGGAGGCGGGGAGAAGAAGGACGGGGATAAGAAAGACGACGGTGAGAAGGCTGCACCGCCACCGGCGGCGCCGGCGCCGGTGGCGGAGATGAATAAGATGGACTACTATGGGCCGTACGGTTACCGCATAGAAATGGTGCACGCACCGCAGATGTTCAGCGACGAGAACCCCAACGCCTGCTCCATAATGTAA